In the genome of Aedes aegypti strain LVP_AGWG chromosome 2, AaegL5.0 Primary Assembly, whole genome shotgun sequence, the window cgatgaattttttcatttagtacgtcaaaattctcttcacggttggcaaagcgattggctaaatggccaactgggacggtggttacattccataattcctagagtttccttgcgagcctggtggaaaggtttggacataagtcgagatttcattcgcgtgatgtcaagacttatggccaaccattactcgctagatgcacatctacacaggattaacctcgcgctgagcaatatttgtaataggtgtggttccggttatgatgacatcgatcacgtagtttggcagtgcccggatatggacgcctccagagcgcaacttttggatacccttgcggcccgaggtagacaaccctatgttccagttagagatgtgttgggcacccgcgatttcacttatatggtcgcaatttacgatttccttcgcttgtcttgtataaaagtttaattctcttgtgttctcttctccagtttttttttttttctctgtgttgtcccttttgtgttggattgaggatcctggtcatccggcagacgaataccggcaagaaattggtaccaacgccatgacacgataatagagctaccacgctatacctcccggatgagctgcagagaaccctaaacccaatccttaccatgtccttccctttcaaaattgtgaccattaacctcgagttgccacgagtaccctggctccatcccatactaactttggtaatgaaaaagtaaataaattgtaaatagtacaaaaatgaacttcggctccgtaaagcgttacacgcatttgagccccaaataaacgaactagtaaaaaaaaaaatgcttttccgCTCGAAAACATTGTGGAGTCCATCCCAGATTTGCTTTGGACTAACCTTATCCTTCACGTATTCGAGGTGGCTATCGGCAATACCTTGAATAAGGATGGAACGACACTTGTTATCCTGGCGAACTCGAGCGGCCCTTTTCACTTCATCCGCCGCCTTCACATCCGCCATCGCGCTTTCGGGAGTATTCCAGAAATCCTCCTCCTCGGCTGCCTTCTCGACGCAGTGGAGAACTTCCAGCTGCTGCATGTAGGCCTTCATCCGGAAGCACCAATTATTGAAGCCCGTCCCGTCGAAAGGCTTTATCCGAAGGAATTTCACGTCATCCTCCATCGCGCACCGAAATAAAAAACGAAATCGAACTTTCCCGAAAAATTTTCACTAACACGCGGTTGGACTAGCACgcgctgggcccataacctaacAATCGGACTTCTCGAGAAAGAAAAACAAACACGTTCGTTCCAGTTGGAATACTAAACACTAATGACAGCTTTATTCATCTCTCTCATCATACACGGTAAAACAAAGTAAGTCAATTGATAATACACGGAAATTCAAACAGTGCCAATTCATGGTTAACAGGAACCGTGTTGGATAGGGCGGCGATAGTGATCCTCTCCTCTCGGAATGCACGTTTGGGTTCACAACCAGGCAAACGTGCCGGAACTACTCGCGGTGAGTAGTGGTGTTGGTAGATAATCACTTCCTCGGCGGGCGGTACACGTCTTAGTGAGAGCACCAGGCAGACGTGTCGGCGGCGATGACTAGCAGAATCCTCCTTGGAATACACGCTCTGGTTCGGTCACCACGCAAGCGTACCGGAATAGCTTTCGACGAGCGGCGGATGTGTCGATTCCTTTCCTACGGCGGGCGGCGCtggatccggctcgaaggaccagtATGTTGGCGCTGttaaccgtggccaactccggtcgggtcggAATGGACTGTATTTTTCGGGATGAAAGGAACAACACCACTGATTCTACTAGTCCACAGTACACTACTACTTTATTTCACTACTTTACACTACTGTTCACTGTACTTCACTGTTACTTTTTACTGTTCACTTTACTATTCACTCGATGTATACTCGCGGCGGGTTAAAACAAGACTAACTCCCATGGTGGAGCGGTCGCGTATTTATATCAGTGCATTCCTGTTCTAGAAGTTTCGACGGTTCTCATTCTCGAAGGTGCTCATTCTCGAAGCTTCTGGAACAGCACTCACTGACGGAACTCACTGGAACTCTCGTCGGGGATACACTCATAAGGAACTCACGGTACTTGAGTTCCTGTTggtaactcacatggtactcacGCTCACTGTTGATACTTCTGCACTCAGTGACGTAGTCAGGGTGGGTCGAGAAGGGGCCTCATTCGGACACACTTTGAGTCGGACATGTTTACGgctcgttccgtacggaacaatATCTTTTCTGACAAATAAATACCTATTGGATTGCTTagcggtcttcgacaatgttgttcatcgtaaaaatatctATCGAACTctgtttttggaatttttatagCGGTCAATGGCCGACCGCTggtgattttttcttcaaaattaagtattcctagagtaaatcccatacacattttaaacggctggcgctaaactAGAGTTTCACCAATCaagctaaaattttgcacagttgttatggaacATAAATGGAACccgaaaagtggactggagctacaatttatattttccaTACAACCATATCCCAGACTAATGTGCATAAGGGAtggtgcatgacccctaagcaTCCTGTACGACCTAATGCAATGGGGTCTTCGACTTCGctaatatggcctttcggtaaGGAGCTATATGTTCTCATTTCGCTCATGCGATATTCTCCAAGGCACCCCATCCCTGTTTCCTCCCAACTTTCCCTTTCTGGTCCTATCCCTAAGGGGAAATGATAAAATAGGCTGAAATATGGCGTTGGCACAAATCTCCCGATTGGCGGGGCACGTGCCGCTCTCTGATACGaaagtcatttattttttattataacaaTTTATTTGATCCTAGCTTTGTACATAATCTTTGTTGGGTTTGTTCACTTCTAATCCGGTGTAAACATATCTTTAATCGAATGCAAGGCTCCATATTGCACAACTATCTTTCGCAATATTTAATCAATGTTAATTACTAAGGGCCCACACGTTCAGTCTCATCCTGTAAGGCTcagttttttaattgaaatgtgACTTAACTCTTTCTGCGATTGTAGTGATCGATAATTAGAAATAGCAACTATGACAAAAATGAACTCCATAACTcatttcgaacattttttgcataaaatagTTCATAACATAACATTTCTACATCATGAGACCATGAAGTTCTATCCTATAACGATTACGTAAAAACTTGCATTAACTTTAACGAAGAGATTAAAACCTACTCGAGCATAACAGCCATCATAACATGATAAATTTATCATTGCCTACAACTAGTTCGAAACCTAACAGTAAAGTCTGATATGGTTGTGAGCCTCATTCGTCGCCTTTGTCAGCCAAGCGTTTGTGCTTGAATCTCCTTCACATCGCGGAACAGCAGCGCTTTCCACTGATCCAAGCTAAGTTCCTGCTCGTCCAAAGTGTGATCGTATGGCACTGGCGCGGGTCGATTGACTTCCGCCTCATCCAACCAGCAGCGCACGTAGGGATGGGTCAGAGCTTCCTCGACGGTCATTCGGTTTAAGGGATCGATCGTAAGCATCCGATCCAGCATATCCCTCGCGTTACGGTTGTTCACTTCGGAATGGTCGTTTTTATCTTCTAGGAAATCGGAATCTGGAAAAAGTACGTCAAAAGACGGTCTCGGAGTGATGGGCAGTTTTTGGATGTAATTTCTCGTCGATGCAGACGCTCGAGCCATAAACTCTGGCGAAGGGGTGCCCAAGGTGGCGGTAATTTGATTCCATTGGTCCACGTGATCTGTTCCGGGTAGCAACACATGCCCTTTGATGAGCTCCGCCATGATGCATCCAATTGCCCAAATGTCCACGTTTGTGTCGTAATCCATGTTGAGTATGACCTCCGGGGCTCGATAGTACCTAGTGATCACGTACTGCGTCATGTTGAAATTGGTTCCTACGCTTCGAGCCAGACCAAAGTCCAGGATCTTCAGAGAGCAATCCTTGTTCACTACGATGTTGGTGGGTTTCAGGTCTCGGTGAATGATTCCCGCGGAGTGCAGATGTTTAATGCCACACAGGATTTGGTAGATTAGAAATGAAATTCGTTCATGATCCAACGGACTGCCAACCACCGTGCTCAAGTTGCCGTCCATGCATTCCGTAAAGAGGTAGATGTCCCGGAATGAAGCCAAATCGTTTTGCGGCGAATAAGCGTATAGTAGTTTGATGATCTGTGAAGAGTGTTGAAGCTGTTGACTCCGTAGATTCAATTTTATGCCGAAAGAAAGATGAAGTGAACTTACAAAAGGATGATCCAGCGTCTGCAGTAGTTTGATCTCACGGTACGCCCGTTTGGCATTTGTTTGGTTTTCTAATGGTCTGGAGAGTTTCTTGACGGCTACTTTACTCCCGTTAGTCCTATCGATTGCAGCCCTGAAAGGTATTCGTGTTGGAATTAGAAACCATTACATTCTCTTCGTATTTATTGGCATTCATatttcaattcatatttcatatttcagttatttttgaattctgtAATTCACTCGTACCCGTATGTTTGCATGTGAACGTTAtaaattgaataactttttcaaatattgtgaGATAACTATCTCTTACATATGTGATGCCTAATATGCCTAAAAATGTCTAGCCAAGAACATGGTTAACTACTTACACTACTGCGCCTTGAGCTCCAATGCCTAACTGATGAGCAAGCTCAAATCTGTCCGGGACCATGAAATATACCTGCGGTTCGATTGCATACGGTTGATGATTCATGGCGTAAGGTACCTGAAATCAAGAATCATGATGAGATATGGACCACGAACTTAGAAAAAAGTGTTAATCCGAACAGCATGTCTGAAGCTACTGGAAAGTCAACTAATACATCAGTAGCAGCTGCTCAGtggatggggccttccttagtcgagtggttagagtccatggctacaaagcaaagccatgctaaaggtgtctgggttcgattctcggttggtccaggatcttttcctaatagaagtttccttgacttccttgggcatagagtttcatcgtacttACCACACGTTATACGGatgcaaaaatgacaactttgacaaagaaagctcgcagttgataactgtggaagtgcttataagaacactaagccgagaagcaggctctgtcccaatggggacgtaatgtcaagaagaagaagaagaagaagaagaagaagaagaagaaggagatagATGAGCAACAGCTCATAATGCAATAAGAATTGTGTTCAGGATTACGGCAAGTCGACAACAAATCCTACTTGGAATTTGGTCAGAAATCTGAATTCATCTTCTGTTTGAATTCCTCACGGTATTATTTGAATATGTTACCGAAGGTTCTGTTACAGTACTTCTTTTGTTTTTGTAAGAacccttttttcaaaaatcttcatATATCGACTGATTCGTTAAAATCGCATGCGTTGGCTCGttaaccgtggccaactccggtcgaGTCGGGGTGGACTCTATTTTCGGGATGAAAGGAACAACACCACTGGTTCTACTAATAATACACTACTGAGCTTATTTTCTCACTACTTTACTGTACAGTTAACTATTTACCCTTTTGGAACACTTAACTTCGCGGCGACAGAAATAGAGCTAACTCCACTACGTGAAGGTGTCGCGTATATATAGCACCGCACCACGCGTTCTAGTAGCACTCAGAATGTTCTAGAAGCACATGGAATATTCGCGATGCGAGGTCACTCACTCGTGGTACTGGAACTCACGAGTGATCATTCGGTTATTCACGGAGTTCATTCGTTCGCTGTGGGTACTCTCGACCACAGAGACGTCGGCAGGGTGGGTCGTGTTGGGGGCTGCACTCGGGTGAGTGCCACGAGTAGAGAATCGAATGAAGCGTGTGTTTTGCGACAAATTGGTAGACGAGGCGGGAACTTCTAGGTAGTTTCAATCTTACTCAATACTGTTACTGTTCTCTATCCTGATGGAAAACAGCTAAAATATGCTGATAAAATGCCCTAATAAGCCTGTTTATAATAAATATTCGAGtggtttagtggaatacctacactcccgtgcctaagtttgggttcaccgcctaaaaaacatacaaaagtattctgtccatatctctgtgattacatatccaattgaaactctctaaaccgtattcgaaaggcaaagagttattcttacttcgtatgtatttttccaaaaactttcttTAAACTgtttatactaaatttttacctgaagtaatgacatttttcaaaaaacatactgaaaaatcatagttttttttttaatttctttattagtattattctaaacattacattcatttcttatatctaggtgttctgtgttattagacaacactatcatcctaatttggtaaaacaaatttaaggtttaattaacattttgttaacaacatattacatttcatttgccgtagcagttcagattttttacaggtgagttgatttcacctgctcataagagaaaaaaaagtttttaatatacttaacctaaacatataacgcattaatcgtggcaatagaagattgtgacgatttttgcctgaaattaataattattttatttgacatttgttccaatgtttcaacattggatattctatgtaactcattagtactatatcagggaggaagcttcagaatcattttcaaaattttattttgaattctctgcagagctttcttcctggtcttacaacagctagtccaaattggtacagcatacaacatggcaagcctgaaaatttgtttgaatatcaaaagcttgttcttaagacaaagctttgattttctattaataaggggatagagacattttacatatttattacatttggcttgaatgccctcaatgtgatttttgaaagttaaattcttatctagcatgagccctagatacttaacttcatctgaccaatctattggaacccctctcatcgtgacaacatgtctacttgaaggtttcaagtggtttatgtgggaacattattagttgagttttggaagtattaggagaaatcttccatttttgcaagtatgaagaaaatatacccaaacttttttgcaatcgactacagatgacacgcaggcttcgtcctttggcggagaggtcagatgtgaaaatattgtataatattggtcccaaaatgctgccttggggaacaccagctcttacaggaagtctttctgttctgataattaacctgaagtgtacgatttgacagaaaattaaagtttttcaattttacaatcaaaccttcatgccaaacactgtcgaatgctttttctatgtctagaagagcaagaccagtagagtagccttcatatttgttggaacggatcaaatttgttacacgtaaaagttgatgggtggtcgaatgtccatggcggaatccgaactgttcattggcaaaaattgaattttcgttgatgtgggccatcattctgttcaaaataaccttttcaaaaagtttactgatggaggatagcaaactgattggacgatagctagaagcttctgcaggatttttgtctggttttaaaattggaacaaccttagcatttttccatttgtcaggaaaatatgctaattgaaaacatttgttgagtatatcaactaaaaatgataagctactttctggaagtttcttgatgaggatgtagaaaattccatcatcgtcaggagcttcaatatttttgattttttaataatagttctcacttcttccaaatcagtctcccaggcattttcgaaaacgttctcttgattgagaatattttcgaagtcctgagttacttgattttcaattggactagtaagtcccaaattaaaattgtgcgcactttcaaactgcatagcaagtttttgagctttttcacaattagttagtaataatttgttttcctctttcaatgccggtattggcttctgaggttttttcaaaattttagataatttccaaaagggcttagagccagggtctaattgagaaatcttattttgaaaatttttgtttcttaattgagcaaaacgtttcttgattttttttctgcaaatcctgccatataactttcatagcaggatcacgagtgcgttgaaattgccttctcctcacgtttttaagacggatcaagagtttaagatcatcgtctataatcacggattcaaattttacttcacattttggaattgcaatgctcctggcttcaacaatggaatttgttaaagtttcaagagcattgtcaatatcaagttttgtttgtaagggaatattaacatcaagattagagtcaataaatgtttcatatatattccagtcggctcgaaaataattgaaagtggagctgataggattgagaatcgcttcttgggatatttgaaatgtaacagggacatgatcagaatcaaaatcagcatgagtaatcagttggctacaaagatgactagagtcagttaagaccaaatcaatcgtagatggatttctagaagaggaaaaacatgtagggctatcagggtattgaattgagaaatatcctgaagagcactcatcaaataaaattctgccgttggaattactttgagagaAAAATCATAGTtaatttcttcagcattggatcgaccaaaattctGAAAcgaggtgtcattagaatcgtaatcttatattctttgaagagcactcacgattTTTCTgcgtaaaaatctgaaaaatattcaaaatcaatgaaacagtaattcaagtc includes:
- the LOC5570856 gene encoding stress-activated protein kinase JNK produces the protein MADGGNLNNVEVPYAMNHQPYAIEPQVYFMVPDRFELAHQLGIGAQGAVVAAIDRTNGSKVAVKKLSRPLENQTNAKRAYREIKLLQTLDHPFIIKLLYAYSPQNDLASFRDIYLFTECMDGNLSTVVGSPLDHERISFLIYQILCGIKHLHSAGIIHRDLKPTNIVVNKDCSLKILDFGLARSVGTNFNMTQYVITRYYRAPEVILNMDYDTNVDIWAIGCIMAELIKGHVLLPGTDHVDQWNQITATLGTPSPEFMARASASTRNYIQKLPITPRPSFDVLFPDSDFLEDKNDHSEVNNRNARDMLDRMLTIDPLNRMTVEEALTHPYVRCWLDEAEVNRPAPVPYDHTLDEQELSLDQWKALLFRDVKEIQAQTLG